From candidate division WOR-3 bacterium:
AAATTTTTCAATCAAGTGCGGAGAGGAATTTTAATTGAAGAAGACATTTATTTAACTGATAATTATTTAAAGGTAAAAATTTTTGAACCTTCCGAGGAAGTGGCTTATTTAAAAATTAAAGATTTTTATCTAAAAGATAAGAATTTCCCTATTTTGTTAGGTGAAGAGTTTAAAGGAGGATAAAATGGTTTATCTTTTAATGCTGTTAAATTTTCTCTTTTTCAAAGAGATTAAAATTGCTTATGTAGATATGGATAAAATTTTGAAGGAATACCAAGAAGCCCGAGAGGTTTTGAGCCAACTTGAGAAGGATATTGACCAATGGAAAAAGGAGGCGGATTCATTAAAAAATCTTCTTGACAAACTGAAAGAGGAATTGGAGATAAAAAAATTGATGCTTACCGAAGAAGGTTTTAAAATTGAAATGGAAAAAATAAATAATATTAGTGAGAGGTATAATAATTTTCTTTATGAAATATGGGGAAGAGGAGGTCGATTAGAGAGACGACAGGATGAGTTGCTCACACCAGTGGTAAAGAAGATTAGCGAAGTAATCCAAAAAATTGCTGAAAACGAAGGTTTGACAATTGTTTTTGATGCTAGTGCGACAAAAGTATTATATGCCGAACCAGGTTTAGATATCACCGATTTAGTATTAAGTGAATTAAATAAAGAATATACTAAGAAAGAAGGAAAGATAACAAAAGAAGTTTTAGTAGGGGTTCTCTCAATTTACGAAAGTGAGGCACGGGCTAAAGAAGAAAAGTTAGGAGATTATTTTTACAACAGATTAATCGTTTTTTTAAAAAGAAATCCTAATATCAAATTAGTTGAAACAGAAGATATAGAAAATGCTTTGATGCGACATAATCTCAAAAAAAATGATAAAATTGAAAGGAATATGGCTTTTCTTATTGGTCAAGAACTTTCTTTGGATTACATTGTTTATGGTAATGTTAGTCAAACCGGTAAAAAAATTATTTGTGAGACAAAAATTATTGATATAAAAAATAATACTGATATTTCTGTTGGCAAGGCGGAAGGAGGCAATAAAGAAGAAACGGCGGCAAAATTAAATGATTTTATCGGTCGGGCATTTTATCGATTGATAAAATAAATGTCAAATTTTTTTATTTCGAATAAAGCGAAGATTGCCGATAGTGTTTTGATTTATCCTTTTACTTATATTGGCGAAAATGTTTTTATTGATGAAAATACAATAATCTATCCCTTTGTTTGTATTTTAAGGAATACCAAAATTGGCAAGAACTGTCGGATTTTTCCTGGTGCCTTAATTGGTTTTGATGGTTTTGGCTATGAAAAGAAAGGAGGAGAGTATTTTTTTATTCCCCATAACGGCTGGGTAATTATTGAGGATAATGTAGATATTGGTCCGAATGTGACAATTGCTTTAGCTAAGGAAGGAGAGACAAGAATTGGGAAAGGAACAAAGATTGATGCCTTGGTTCATATTGGTCATAATGTAAAAATTGGTAAGAATTGTATTATTATTGCTCAGGTGGGGATTGGTGGTAGTGCCAAAATTGGTGATAATTGTATTTTAGCAGGTCAGGTGGGAATAAGGGACCATTGTGAGATTGGTGATAACTCAATTATCTATGCGAAATCAGCAGTTTTTAAATCGGTTCCGAAGAATAGTAAATATTCAGGTATTCCTGCTCGTCCTCATTTTTTAAATTTAAAATATTGGGCAAAACTTTTAAGAGATGTTCCAAAGAACGATTAAAAGGGAGATAACTTTTCAAAGTTATGGTGTGTATTCTCAAAAAGAAGTTTTTATAAGATGTTATCCAGCAGAAGCAAATACCGGAATAATAATTAATAACCAAAAACTATCAATTGATAAAATAACCTGTGAAAATCACACAACCGTTTTTAATAATAATGGTAATAAAATTTTTCTTATTGAACATTTTTTCGCAGTTCTTTTCTTATTAGGGATAGATAATTTAATAATTGAAATTTCTGGTAACGAATTTCCCTTTTTTGATGGTAGTGGAAAAGAGTATTATTTAAAACTAAAAGATTTAGTAGTTGATTTTGTTTCTTATAAGAAAGAGATAATAGAAATCAAAAGAAACTTAATTATCTTTGATGATAATAATTTTATTTTACTCTTGCCAAATAAGAAATTTTCTTGTTTAGTAATTACCAATTTTCCTGATTATTTCTCTTGGCAGAGTTGTAAATTAGATAACAATTTTTTGGATATTATTTTCTCCCAAACACCAATTCCTAAAAAAATCTTAAAAGAAGAAGATATTAGATTTTTTAAAAATTTAGGTTATTTCTCTAATCAAAATTGGCTTTTGGGCAAAGGCAAATTTGTCTATCATAAAATGCTTGATTTATTGGGAAATTTAAAGATTTTGAATAAGGAGATAAAGGCTAAAATTATTGCCTTTCGACCATCTCATAAATTAAATTTGCAATTAGTTAAGAAATTAGAAGAGTTATCTAAAGGAGGAAAAAATGGATATTGAAAAGATTAAAGAAATCTTACCCCATCGTTATCCCTTTTTATTTCTTGATAAGATATTAAATTTAGAAGAAAATAAAATAGTTGCCTTAAAACAGGTTACTTATAATGAATGGTTTTTTATCGGTCATTTTCCTGATTTTCCGATAATGCCTGGTGTTTTAATGGTGGAAGCAATGGCTCAAGCAAGCGGCGTTTTAATATGTAAGAATTTAAGAATGGAAGAAAAAGATTTTGTCCCTTTATTTTTAGGTATTGAAAAGGCAAGATTTCGTAAAGTGGTGAAACCAGGTGATACCTTAATAATTGAAGCAGAATTAAAAAATAAAATGGGAAATATTTTTAAAATCACTGGTAAAATTAAAGTTAATGAACAAATCGTTTGTGAAGGAGAACTGATTTTAGGATTCGAAAAGAAAGAGAAGATATTATAAAATTGGCAAAAATCTCTTCTTGGGCAAAGGTTTCAAAAAAGGCAATAATTGAAGAAGAAGTAATTATTCACCCTTTTGCAGTTATTGAAGATAATGTAAAAATTGGTAAAGGAACGGAAATTTTTTCTCATGTAATAATTTTAAAAGGGACAGAAATTGGTGAAAATAATAAAATTTATCCTGGTTGTGTTTTAGGAGTTTTGCCTTTTGATTTGAAATATCAAGGAGAAGAGTCTTATTTAAAGATTGGTAATAATAACATTATCCATGAAGGAACAACGATATCTAAGGCAACGGGTAAAGGAGAAGCAACAATTATAGGTAATAACAATTTTATAATGGCATATATCCATATTGCCCATAATTGTAGGATTGGTAACAATAATATTATTACCAATCATACCCAAATAGGTGGTCATTGTGAGATTTTTGATTATGTAAATATTGGTGGTAATTGTGGAATTCATCAATATGTAAGAATTGGTAGTTATAGTTTTGTTGGTGCCTTTTCTTATTTAAAAAAGGACTTATTACCTTTTATGATTGGTGAAGGGAATCCCTTTAAGGTTTATGGAATAAATACCGTTGGACTTTTAAGGGCAAATTTTGATAAAGAGAAAATAGCAATTTTAAAAAAATTATATCGGATTATCTACCATTCTAAACTTAATTTATCGCAAGCAATTAATTATATAAGAAATAATTTACCAAAAATTCCTGAGATAGAATTAATTATTGATTTTATTAAAAAGACAAAAAGGGGAATCTCTTTAAAAACCTATTAATTATTGACTTTTTAAAAATTTCAATTTATAATATTCTAACTAATCTTATGAATTTCAAAATTGAAGGAGGTTAAGAATGCGAGTAAAAAATATTTTTGTGATATTGTTTTTTATTAGTTTTATTTTTGCTGGCAATATTATTAAAGAATTTTCCTTCGGCAGAATCGATTCTAAAAAGATTGATAATTATGATTTGATTAATTTAGAAGGATGTAATGCCCGATTAGAAGAAGTTGGTAAGCCAATTATCCCTTTTAAAGATATTAGTATCTTAATTCCGCCAAGTGCCGAAATAAGTTCGATTGAAATCTTGGAATTAGAAAGAAAGGAAATTCCTGGTAATTACTATCTTTATCCTGCCCAAATGCCCAGACCAATTGGTGTGGATTATGACAAAGAATATCCCTTTATAATTGACCAAGAGTTTTATGAGACCGAAGAAGAGTATCCAAAGGAA
This genomic window contains:
- a CDS encoding OmpH family outer membrane protein is translated as MVYLLMLLNFLFFKEIKIAYVDMDKILKEYQEAREVLSQLEKDIDQWKKEADSLKNLLDKLKEELEIKKLMLTEEGFKIEMEKINNISERYNNFLYEIWGRGGRLERRQDELLTPVVKKISEVIQKIAENEGLTIVFDASATKVLYAEPGLDITDLVLSELNKEYTKKEGKITKEVLVGVLSIYESEARAKEEKLGDYFYNRLIVFLKRNPNIKLVETEDIENALMRHNLKKNDKIERNMAFLIGQELSLDYIVYGNVSQTGKKIICETKIIDIKNNTDISVGKAEGGNKEETAAKLNDFIGRAFYRLIK
- the lpxD gene encoding UDP-3-O-(3-hydroxymyristoyl)glucosamine N-acyltransferase; amino-acid sequence: MSNFFISNKAKIADSVLIYPFTYIGENVFIDENTIIYPFVCILRNTKIGKNCRIFPGALIGFDGFGYEKKGGEYFFIPHNGWVIIEDNVDIGPNVTIALAKEGETRIGKGTKIDALVHIGHNVKIGKNCIIIAQVGIGGSAKIGDNCILAGQVGIRDHCEIGDNSIIYAKSAVFKSVPKNSKYSGIPARPHFLNLKYWAKLLRDVPKND
- a CDS encoding UDP-3-O-acyl-N-acetylglucosamine deacetylase — protein: MFQRTIKREITFQSYGVYSQKEVFIRCYPAEANTGIIINNQKLSIDKITCENHTTVFNNNGNKIFLIEHFFAVLFLLGIDNLIIEISGNEFPFFDGSGKEYYLKLKDLVVDFVSYKKEIIEIKRNLIIFDDNNFILLLPNKKFSCLVITNFPDYFSWQSCKLDNNFLDIIFSQTPIPKKILKEEDIRFFKNLGYFSNQNWLLGKGKFVYHKMLDLLGNLKILNKEIKAKIIAFRPSHKLNLQLVKKLEELSKGGKNGY
- the fabZ gene encoding 3-hydroxyacyl-ACP dehydratase FabZ; this encodes MDIEKIKEILPHRYPFLFLDKILNLEENKIVALKQVTYNEWFFIGHFPDFPIMPGVLMVEAMAQASGVLICKNLRMEEKDFVPLFLGIEKARFRKVVKPGDTLIIEAELKNKMGNIFKITGKIKVNEQIVCEGELILGFEKKEKIL
- the lpxA gene encoding acyl-ACP--UDP-N-acetylglucosamine O-acyltransferase, with amino-acid sequence MAKISSWAKVSKKAIIEEEVIIHPFAVIEDNVKIGKGTEIFSHVIILKGTEIGENNKIYPGCVLGVLPFDLKYQGEESYLKIGNNNIIHEGTTISKATGKGEATIIGNNNFIMAYIHIAHNCRIGNNNIITNHTQIGGHCEIFDYVNIGGNCGIHQYVRIGSYSFVGAFSYLKKDLLPFMIGEGNPFKVYGINTVGLLRANFDKEKIAILKKLYRIIYHSKLNLSQAINYIRNNLPKIPEIELIIDFIKKTKRGISLKTY